One genomic segment of Macrobrachium rosenbergii isolate ZJJX-2024 chromosome 40, ASM4041242v1, whole genome shotgun sequence includes these proteins:
- the LOC136825993 gene encoding tigger transposable element-derived protein 1-like: protein MAPKRQSSSSDASASKKPRKSITMEVKYDVIKRSEKGESNTEIGRALGLSRTTVVTIVKDKQRILKHVQDAAPMKATVINVKQRSQNVVEMEKLLLIWLEDQNQRRVPVSLNLFGSDDSPDSLKNSRVLKLRDLLSPLNFTR from the exons atggctccaaaacggcagagttCATCATCTGATGCTAGTGCATCCAAGAAGCCGAGGAAGAGCATCACCATGGAAGTCAAGTACGACGTAATCAAGCGTTCGGAGAAGGGTGAAAGTAACACTGAGATAGGCCGTGCCTTGGGCCTTAGCAGAACGACGGTTGTTaccatagtgaaggacaagcagcgtATTCTGAAACATGTGCAAGACGCTGCACCAATGAAGGCAACGGTGATTAACGTGAAGCAACGTAGCCAGAACGtagtggagatggagaagttattgttgatctggctggaagaccagaaccaacggcgtgttccagtgagcctga atctctttggtagtgatgacagtcctgactccctgaagaattccagggttttgAAGTTACGGGACCTCCTGTCTCCTCTCAacttcaccaggtaa